The Mesorhizobium sp. NBSH29 genome has a segment encoding these proteins:
- a CDS encoding aldo/keto reductase, which translates to MHSVAANGAEIPALGLGTWTLTGKGCTDLVREALSVGYRHIDTARAYDNEEAVGAGLRASGTPREKIFVTTKIWYTDLAPADAVQSAEGSLKRLGLDYVDLLLIHWPNAKIPLAGTMEALNRLRERGLTRYIGVANFPTATLAEAIKLSDAPLVANQVEYHPYLDQTKLMAACRKAGIAFVSYCPLYRDGGLLREPAVMDAASRHRRTPGQVILRWHVQHQGVVAIPRTSRIERLAENAALFDFELSQAEMASITALAERNSRICDYGFSPKWD; encoded by the coding sequence ATGCATAGTGTTGCGGCAAATGGCGCAGAAATTCCGGCACTCGGGCTCGGCACCTGGACACTTACCGGCAAGGGATGCACCGACCTCGTCAGAGAAGCTCTCTCGGTTGGCTACCGACACATCGACACGGCCCGTGCCTATGACAATGAAGAGGCGGTCGGTGCCGGCCTTCGCGCATCAGGCACGCCGCGCGAGAAAATATTTGTAACCACCAAAATCTGGTACACCGATCTTGCGCCCGCTGACGCGGTCCAATCCGCGGAGGGCAGCCTGAAACGGCTTGGTCTCGACTATGTCGACCTGCTGCTGATCCATTGGCCGAATGCCAAAATTCCTCTCGCCGGCACCATGGAGGCGCTGAACCGGCTGCGCGAACGCGGCTTGACGCGCTACATCGGCGTTGCAAACTTTCCTACCGCAACATTGGCTGAGGCAATTAAGCTCTCGGATGCACCGCTGGTTGCCAACCAGGTAGAATATCACCCCTATCTCGACCAGACCAAACTGATGGCTGCCTGTCGCAAGGCTGGCATCGCATTCGTTTCCTACTGCCCGCTTTACCGCGATGGCGGTCTGCTACGCGAACCCGCCGTTATGGATGCGGCATCACGTCATCGCAGGACTCCAGGCCAGGTGATATTGCGCTGGCATGTCCAGCATCAGGGTGTCGTGGCTATACCGCGCACCAGCCGGATAGAACGACTGGCCGAAAATGCCGCTCTCTTCGATTTTGAGCTAAGCCAAGCGGAAATGGCGTCGATCACGGCGCTCGCTGAACGAAACAGCCGCATCTGCGATTATGGTTTTTCGCCAAAGTGGGATTAG
- the mgtE gene encoding magnesium transporter → MEGQEHQSAEPIDAASGAGIYDDDGVIRAGYLAHIGAAIADRDTLALKSDVSELHQSELGDLLEALLPEQRRALVHLMGEDFDFSALTEVDEKIRMDIVDNLPNAQIAQAVQALDSDDAVYILEDLEIEDQDEILAQLPFTERIRLRRALDYPEETAGRRMQTEFVAVPPFWTVGQTIDYMREDQNLPDRFSQIFVIDPTFKLLGAVDLDQILRTRRTTKIEDMMHETRHAIPATMDQEEAAREFEQYDLLSAAVVDENERLVGVLTIDDVVDVIQQEAEEDLLRMGGVGDEELSDTVLDTSRSRVPWLLINLATAFLSASVISQFGATIEQMVALAALMPIVASLGGNAGTQTMTVTVRALATKDLDIYNAGRVIRREVMVGLLNGVIIAVMLGLIAGAWFHNPDLGIVIASAMVITMLAAALGGILIPLLLDRYGADPAISSSIFTTMVTDVIGFLSFLGLATWWLGLG, encoded by the coding sequence ATGGAAGGCCAGGAACACCAAAGCGCCGAACCCATCGATGCAGCATCAGGGGCAGGCATCTATGATGATGATGGCGTCATTCGCGCGGGCTACCTCGCCCATATAGGCGCGGCGATCGCCGATCGCGACACGCTGGCATTGAAATCGGATGTTTCTGAACTTCACCAGTCTGAGCTGGGTGACTTGCTTGAAGCTTTGTTGCCTGAACAGCGCCGCGCCCTAGTTCATCTCATGGGCGAGGATTTTGATTTTTCCGCACTGACCGAGGTCGACGAGAAAATCCGCATGGATATCGTCGACAATTTGCCCAACGCGCAGATCGCGCAGGCGGTCCAGGCGCTCGATTCCGACGATGCGGTATACATTCTGGAAGATCTCGAGATCGAGGACCAGGACGAGATCCTTGCCCAACTTCCGTTCACCGAGCGCATTCGCCTGCGCCGGGCCCTGGATTATCCTGAAGAAACCGCCGGCCGGCGCATGCAGACAGAGTTTGTCGCTGTGCCGCCATTCTGGACCGTCGGGCAGACGATTGACTATATGCGCGAAGACCAGAACCTGCCGGACAGGTTCAGCCAGATTTTTGTCATAGATCCGACTTTCAAGTTGCTCGGTGCCGTCGACCTCGACCAGATACTGCGCACCCGTCGCACGACAAAAATCGAGGACATGATGCATGAGACACGCCATGCCATTCCCGCCACGATGGATCAGGAAGAAGCCGCGCGCGAATTTGAACAATACGACCTTCTGTCTGCAGCCGTGGTCGATGAGAACGAACGCTTGGTTGGTGTGCTGACCATCGACGATGTGGTCGACGTCATCCAGCAGGAGGCTGAGGAGGATCTGCTGCGCATGGGCGGTGTCGGCGATGAGGAATTGTCCGATACGGTTCTCGACACATCGCGCTCGCGTGTCCCTTGGCTGTTGATCAATCTGGCGACGGCTTTTCTTTCGGCTTCCGTTATCAGCCAGTTTGGCGCAACGATTGAGCAGATGGTTGCGCTCGCCGCCCTGATGCCAATTGTGGCGTCACTCGGCGGCAATGCCGGCACACAGACCATGACCGTCACCGTGCGCGCCCTCGCCACAAAAGATCTGGACATCTACAACGCTGGGCGCGTCATTCGGCGCGAGGTAATGGTCGGTCTCTTGAACGGCGTAATTATTGCCGTGATGCTTGGCCTCATCGCAGGCGCGTGGTTTCACAATCCGGATCTTGGCATTGTAATCGCATCGGCCATGGTGATTACCATGCTGGCTGCGGCCCTGGGCGGCATTCTGATCCCGCTTTTGCTGGATCGTTATGGTGCAGATCCGGCCATTTCGTCGTCAATTTTCACTACCATGGTCACCGACGTAATCGGCTTCCTCTCATTTCTTGGGCTGGCAACGTGGTGGCTGGGGCTGGGTTAG
- a CDS encoding (2Fe-2S)-binding protein, with product MSAISMTVNGKLVTASVEDRTLLVHFLREHQGLTGTHVGCDTSQCGACVVHVDGKAVKSCTLLAAQASGSTVMTIEGLANGAELHPVQAAFKEHHGLQCGFCTPGMIMAATDMINRHPEGLDEKTVRDELEGNICRCTGYHNIVKAILAASEVMGAGSKHAA from the coding sequence ATGTCCGCAATTTCGATGACCGTGAATGGCAAGCTGGTGACGGCTTCGGTGGAGGACCGGACGCTGCTTGTGCACTTCTTGCGCGAGCATCAGGGGCTGACGGGAACGCATGTCGGCTGCGACACGTCGCAATGCGGCGCTTGCGTTGTCCATGTCGACGGCAAGGCAGTAAAATCATGCACCCTGCTTGCCGCGCAGGCATCCGGATCCACCGTGATGACCATCGAGGGGCTGGCCAACGGGGCGGAACTGCATCCTGTGCAGGCCGCTTTCAAGGAGCATCACGGCCTTCAATGCGGCTTCTGCACGCCGGGCATGATCATGGCCGCAACAGACATGATCAATCGCCATCCTGAAGGTCTCGACGAAAAGACGGTGCGCGACGAACTTGAAGGTAATATCTGCCGTTGCACCGGCTACCACAACATCGTCAAGGCGATCCTGGCAGCGTCGGAAGTCATGGGCGCAGGATCGAAGCATGCAGCATAG
- a CDS encoding YARHG domain-containing protein yields MRFVFVAVFALAALPGIAQASCYEDLGATGCTDSETFPRSDLRALSCENLWQVRNSIYNEAGFCFKTSRAKAQFDNSDCSVNKASSLRMNSHERANVSRISQVEKEKGCRM; encoded by the coding sequence ATGCGCTTTGTCTTTGTCGCCGTTTTTGCCCTCGCTGCCCTACCCGGAATCGCACAGGCCTCATGTTACGAGGACCTTGGCGCTACAGGCTGTACCGACAGCGAAACATTTCCCCGTTCTGATCTGCGGGCGCTTTCGTGCGAAAACCTTTGGCAGGTTCGCAACTCGATCTACAACGAGGCAGGTTTCTGTTTCAAAACAAGCCGCGCCAAAGCTCAATTTGATAATTCGGATTGCTCGGTCAACAAAGCTTCCTCGCTTCGGATGAACAGCCATGAGCGGGCTAATGTTTCGCGCATCAGCCAAGTGGAGAAGGAAAAGGGCTGCCGCATGTGA
- a CDS encoding xanthine dehydrogenase family protein molybdopterin-binding subunit: protein MGIDGIGARVARKEDKRFITGAGRFVDDMVFPGMKHAAFVRSPHAHAEIVSIDVKAAQAMPGVIGVLTGRELKTDGIGNIICGWMIHSKDGTPMKMGAWSPLAVDRVRYVGDAVVIVVAETKGLARDAAEAVAIEYKELKAITSAVESLKDGAPQLHPEADNNLIYDWEIGDAKATDAALATAAHITRMNIVNNRLVPNAMEPRAALGLYNKAEDHFTCWTTSQNPHVARLVMSAFYNVAPENKLRVIAPDVGGGFGSKIFIYPEEIVCLWASKKTGVPVKWVADRTESFLTDAHGRDHYSTVEMAFDANNRVTALKVDTVANFGAYMSLFSSSVPTYLYATLLSGQYNIPAIHANVRAVYTNTAPVDAYRGAGRPEATYLVERTMETAARELGVSPADLRRQNFVTQFPHQTPVIMCYDAGDYAASLDAAMNAADYEGFPARKEEAQKRGKLRGIGMSCYIEACGIAPSAAVGSLGAGVGLWESAEVRVNAVGTIEVLTGSHSHGQGHETTFAQLVSERFGVPLDSVSIVHGDTDKVQMGMGTYGSRSGAVGMSAIVKALDKVEAKAKKIAAHLLEADEADIVIENGIAKVAGTDKEVPWFQVALASYTAHNLPGGMEPGLKETAFYDPSNFTFPAGCYICEVEIEPDTGRTKIVQFVAADDFGNIINPMIVEGQVHGGIAQGVGQALLEGTRYDAESGQLITASYMDYTMPRADDLPSFQVSTSNTPCPSNPLGIKGCGEAGAIGSPPAVINAITDAIGNNDLTMPATPQTVWLALRAATKH from the coding sequence ATGGGTATAGATGGCATCGGAGCACGCGTAGCCCGTAAGGAAGACAAGCGTTTCATCACCGGCGCGGGGCGCTTTGTGGATGACATGGTGTTTCCAGGCATGAAGCATGCCGCATTCGTGCGCAGCCCCCATGCCCATGCAGAAATCGTCAGCATCGACGTTAAAGCGGCGCAGGCCATGCCGGGTGTTATTGGCGTGCTGACTGGTCGGGAACTGAAGACAGACGGTATCGGCAACATCATCTGCGGCTGGATGATCCACTCCAAGGATGGGACGCCGATGAAGATGGGCGCCTGGTCCCCGCTCGCTGTCGACCGTGTTCGCTATGTCGGCGATGCCGTGGTCATCGTGGTGGCAGAGACCAAGGGTCTGGCCCGCGACGCCGCCGAAGCGGTTGCCATCGAGTACAAGGAACTGAAGGCGATCACCAGTGCGGTCGAGTCTTTGAAAGATGGCGCGCCGCAGCTCCATCCCGAGGCCGATAACAATCTGATCTACGATTGGGAGATCGGCGACGCCAAGGCAACCGATGCTGCACTTGCAACAGCCGCCCACATCACCCGCATGAACATCGTCAACAACCGGCTGGTCCCGAACGCGATGGAACCGCGCGCCGCCCTCGGCCTCTACAACAAGGCAGAAGACCATTTTACCTGCTGGACGACCTCGCAGAACCCGCATGTGGCGCGCCTCGTCATGAGCGCGTTCTACAATGTTGCGCCCGAAAACAAGTTGCGCGTCATCGCACCGGATGTAGGCGGCGGGTTTGGCTCGAAAATCTTCATCTATCCTGAAGAAATCGTCTGTCTCTGGGCCTCTAAAAAGACCGGGGTGCCGGTCAAATGGGTGGCCGACCGCACCGAAAGCTTTTTGACGGATGCCCATGGCCGCGACCATTATTCGACGGTCGAAATGGCCTTTGACGCCAACAACCGCGTCACCGCGTTAAAGGTCGATACAGTAGCTAATTTCGGCGCCTACATGTCGCTATTTTCGTCATCGGTGCCGACCTATCTTTACGCTACGCTGTTGTCTGGCCAGTACAATATCCCGGCCATCCACGCCAATGTGCGAGCCGTCTACACCAACACTGCACCGGTAGATGCCTATCGCGGGGCAGGGCGGCCGGAAGCCACCTATCTGGTCGAGCGCACCATGGAGACTGCCGCCCGCGAGCTGGGGGTTTCTCCAGCGGATCTGCGTCGCCAGAATTTCGTGACACAGTTCCCGCATCAAACCCCCGTCATCATGTGCTACGACGCCGGCGACTATGCTGCCTCTCTAGATGCAGCGATGAATGCCGCCGACTATGAAGGCTTCCCGGCCAGAAAAGAAGAGGCCCAGAAGCGCGGTAAACTACGCGGCATCGGCATGAGCTGCTACATTGAGGCCTGTGGCATCGCGCCCTCGGCAGCGGTCGGCTCGCTCGGTGCAGGCGTCGGTCTTTGGGAATCCGCAGAGGTACGCGTCAATGCAGTCGGTACCATCGAGGTGCTGACCGGCTCGCACAGTCATGGGCAAGGTCACGAGACGACATTCGCGCAGCTGGTCTCGGAACGCTTCGGCGTGCCGCTTGATTCCGTCTCCATCGTCCATGGCGACACGGACAAAGTTCAGATGGGCATGGGAACCTATGGCTCCCGCTCCGGCGCAGTCGGCATGTCCGCCATCGTCAAGGCTCTCGACAAGGTCGAAGCCAAGGCCAAGAAGATCGCAGCCCACCTGCTTGAAGCCGACGAGGCTGACATTGTCATCGAAAACGGCATTGCAAAGGTTGCCGGTACCGACAAGGAGGTTCCGTGGTTCCAAGTGGCACTTGCCTCCTATACCGCGCACAATCTTCCGGGCGGCATGGAGCCTGGGCTAAAGGAAACCGCCTTTTACGACCCGTCCAATTTCACCTTCCCTGCAGGCTGCTATATCTGCGAAGTGGAAATCGAACCCGATACGGGGCGCACCAAGATCGTGCAATTCGTTGCAGCCGACGATTTCGGCAACATCATCAACCCGATGATCGTCGAGGGGCAGGTGCATGGCGGTATTGCGCAGGGTGTCGGCCAGGCGCTGCTCGAAGGCACCCGCTACGATGCAGAGAGCGGTCAGCTGATTACGGCAAGTTATATGGATTACACGATGCCGCGCGCCGATGATCTGCCGTCGTTCCAGGTGTCCACCTCGAACACCCCATGTCCGTCCAATCCCCTTGGGATCAAGGGGTGCGGCGAAGCCGGTGCGATTGGCTCGCCGCCAGCAGTCATCAACGCCATCACCGATGCCATTGGCAATAACGATCTTACCATGCCCGCCACTCCGCAGACCGTTTGGTTGGCGCTGCGTGCAGCAACGAAACACTAG
- a CDS encoding DUF1624 domain-containing protein, with protein sequence MVFPATSMPARPRIALLDIARGSALVAMAIYHFTWDLEFFGYVEQGTTAVGGWRLFARGIASSFLFLVGVSLYLAHAKTIRWAGFLKRLTMVAGAAAAISIVTYVAMPNGFIFFGILHQIALASVLGLLFLRLPAPLTLLLAAVVIALPYFWRAPLFDLPALWWVGLSATIPRSNDYVPLFPWFGAVLAGMGTARIGEQSGLFARLAHNMPAKWTKPLDVAGRHSLAFYLIHQPVLIGCVWLFSQISPAPVSSQPVQFVRACESTCRQDAGEEFCTVYCGCMLDSLQRENRLDSVFSDPQNDQVTTQVRGLADICTASTEQQVSREDANP encoded by the coding sequence ATGGTTTTTCCCGCCACGTCAATGCCAGCCCGACCCCGTATTGCACTGCTCGACATTGCGCGTGGCAGCGCGCTGGTTGCGATGGCCATCTACCATTTCACCTGGGATCTCGAATTTTTCGGTTATGTCGAACAGGGCACCACCGCCGTTGGCGGTTGGCGTCTGTTTGCGCGCGGAATTGCCTCCAGTTTTCTGTTCCTCGTCGGGGTCAGCCTTTACCTGGCACATGCAAAAACCATTCGATGGGCTGGGTTCTTAAAGCGCCTGACGATGGTGGCCGGGGCGGCTGCGGCCATTTCAATCGTCACGTATGTCGCGATGCCGAACGGATTTATCTTCTTTGGCATCCTACACCAGATCGCGCTCGCAAGCGTGTTGGGGCTTTTGTTTCTGCGTTTACCAGCGCCATTAACGTTGTTGCTTGCAGCAGTGGTTATCGCATTGCCATATTTCTGGCGCGCGCCGCTGTTTGATCTGCCCGCACTCTGGTGGGTGGGACTTTCTGCTACCATCCCACGTTCCAACGACTATGTGCCGCTGTTTCCATGGTTTGGAGCTGTGCTTGCGGGCATGGGTACTGCGCGTATCGGCGAACAGAGCGGGCTGTTTGCAAGACTGGCACATAACATGCCGGCGAAATGGACCAAACCGTTGGATGTCGCCGGTCGTCACAGCCTTGCATTCTACCTGATACACCAGCCAGTGCTGATCGGATGCGTCTGGCTGTTTTCGCAGATCTCTCCAGCGCCGGTTTCCAGCCAACCCGTTCAATTCGTCCGGGCCTGCGAGAGCACGTGCCGGCAAGATGCGGGCGAAGAATTCTGCACGGTTTACTGCGGCTGCATGCTCGATAGCCTGCAACGCGAAAACAGGCTCGACAGCGTGTTCTCTGACCCGCAGAATGATCAGGTTACAACACAGGTGCGCGGGCTGGCGGATATATGCACCGCCTCGACCGAGCAGCAGGTTTCGCGGGAGGATGCAAACCCATGA
- a CDS encoding aldo/keto reductase produces MKMRRLGRTDLSVSAICLGTMTYGQQNTEQEGHAQMDRAFDRGVNFLDTAELYPIPPKAETQGRTETYIGNWMAARKNRSRVVVASKVVGRTSDEWFRGDRPNRLVRADIFDAVEKSLARLQTDYIDLYQIHFPERKIPWGSNPARRTTWPTPRDDDETPIAETLAVFDELVKAGKIRHLGLSNESSWGVMRYLFESEKGNGPRVATLQNAYNLVNRTFEVNLAEVCEREDVGLLAYSPLAQGYLTGKYDNGARPAGSRTALFNRGSRYETPNAAETQLAYNELACGFGMEPALFANAFVTSRPFMASNIVGATTLEQLEMALDSADVTWTDEMQEAVDAIHQSTGNPCT; encoded by the coding sequence ATGAAAATGCGCCGTCTTGGCCGCACGGACCTGTCCGTTTCCGCCATTTGCCTGGGGACCATGACCTATGGCCAGCAAAACACGGAACAAGAAGGCCACGCGCAAATGGACCGCGCCTTTGATCGTGGCGTGAATTTTCTCGATACTGCCGAGCTCTATCCCATTCCGCCCAAGGCCGAAACGCAGGGGCGCACTGAAACCTATATCGGCAACTGGATGGCGGCACGCAAAAACCGCAGCCGTGTCGTTGTGGCGTCCAAAGTGGTCGGCCGCACTTCTGATGAGTGGTTTCGCGGTGACCGGCCCAACCGGCTGGTACGGGCAGATATTTTCGATGCAGTTGAAAAATCGCTGGCCCGCCTGCAGACCGATTACATCGATCTCTACCAGATCCATTTCCCCGAGCGCAAAATTCCTTGGGGATCAAATCCTGCCCGCCGTACCACCTGGCCGACCCCGCGTGACGACGATGAAACACCAATTGCCGAAACGCTCGCCGTCTTCGACGAACTGGTGAAGGCAGGAAAAATTCGCCACCTGGGCCTCTCCAACGAGAGTTCCTGGGGCGTCATGCGCTACCTGTTCGAGAGCGAAAAAGGCAATGGCCCGCGCGTTGCCACGCTGCAAAACGCCTACAACCTCGTCAACCGCACTTTTGAGGTGAACCTGGCCGAGGTCTGTGAGCGCGAGGATGTCGGCCTGCTTGCCTATTCGCCGTTGGCCCAAGGCTACCTTACCGGAAAATACGACAACGGCGCCCGGCCCGCAGGCTCGCGGACGGCTCTGTTCAACCGGGGTTCACGCTATGAGACGCCAAACGCTGCCGAGACGCAGCTCGCCTACAACGAACTGGCGTGCGGCTTTGGCATGGAGCCAGCTTTGTTTGCAAACGCCTTTGTGACAAGCCGCCCGTTCATGGCCTCCAATATCGTTGGGGCCACGACGTTAGAACAATTGGAGATGGCGCTGGATTCCGCTGACGTGACATGGACCGACGAGATGCAAGAAGCCGTCGACGCCATTCACCAAAGCACAGGAAATCCCTGTACCTGA
- a CDS encoding methyltransferase family protein: protein MTDTAGLPNRIPWPPMIYLAAIVLGIILHIVYPLPFIGPPFSDLLFAIGWLLIVAVVAIDVSAIRTLHRAKTTIMPHRASEHLVTSGAFSFSRNPLYLANTLLMFAIGLVGEVTWFLPLGLLAAYLTGILAIKGEERHLTTRFGKKYLDYSKRVRRWI, encoded by the coding sequence ATGACCGATACAGCCGGACTTCCGAACCGCATCCCGTGGCCGCCGATGATCTATCTGGCAGCGATCGTGCTGGGCATCATATTGCATATCGTCTATCCGCTGCCATTTATCGGACCGCCATTTTCAGATCTGCTGTTTGCCATCGGCTGGCTTTTGATCGTTGCCGTTGTCGCAATCGATGTCAGCGCCATCCGCACATTGCACCGAGCCAAAACTACTATCATGCCGCACCGCGCCAGCGAGCATCTGGTGACCAGCGGCGCCTTCTCGTTTAGTCGTAACCCGCTCTATCTGGCCAACACGCTGTTGATGTTCGCCATCGGACTGGTGGGAGAGGTCACCTGGTTTCTGCCGCTCGGATTGCTGGCCGCCTATCTTACCGGCATTCTGGCGATTAAAGGCGAGGAGCGGCACCTGACCACGCGCTTCGGCAAGAAATATCTCGACTATTCGAAGCGAGTGCGCCGTTGGATCTGA
- a CDS encoding MFS transporter, with amino-acid sequence MTATQVRHPIWLPAVRPAGAKTFAALYALESFARASVASVIPIQAYEILHSKQGVSLLYTVVALLGLSATLFMPLLITRFARRWVYTTGALLLVVGSACFLTQSLAGQTAGMLARVMGASALSITLNLYIMDHIRRTDFMQAESVRMAWSTIAWTGGPTLGVFLYTNFGIAVAHGVVALFAVILLCLFWFFRLSDNQMIRPGKIRPAHPIANIGRYISQPRLRLAWVIAFGRSCFWTTFFVYGPILMVATGQGKLAGGLLVSGGNALLFTALIWGRAGKRFGARKVMAGSFFAMTVSLLAAGATGEAWPLATAGFLLVGAFFCISLDALGSTAFMRAVHSFERPQMTAVYRTYLDLSELLPPLIYSLMLAFFGLGSVFATLAVFSAICGAITWRYLPKSM; translated from the coding sequence ATGACAGCTACACAGGTCCGGCATCCTATCTGGCTTCCCGCAGTGCGCCCGGCAGGTGCCAAAACATTTGCCGCCCTCTATGCGCTGGAATCGTTTGCGCGGGCTTCGGTGGCCAGCGTCATCCCGATCCAGGCCTATGAAATCCTGCACTCCAAGCAGGGTGTATCACTGCTCTATACCGTGGTGGCGCTGCTGGGACTTTCTGCAACGCTGTTCATGCCACTGCTTATCACGCGGTTCGCCCGCCGCTGGGTTTACACGACAGGCGCTCTTTTGTTGGTGGTAGGCTCGGCCTGCTTTCTCACCCAGTCGCTTGCCGGTCAGACTGCGGGAATGCTGGCGCGTGTGATGGGCGCAAGCGCGCTGTCGATCACGCTCAATCTCTACATCATGGACCACATTCGCCGCACCGATTTCATGCAGGCCGAATCGGTGCGTATGGCATGGTCGACAATCGCTTGGACAGGCGGACCGACGCTCGGCGTATTTCTCTATACGAATTTCGGAATCGCTGTCGCGCATGGTGTCGTTGCACTGTTTGCCGTGATTCTGCTTTGCCTGTTCTGGTTCTTTCGCCTCAGCGATAATCAGATGATCCGGCCGGGCAAGATTCGCCCCGCCCATCCCATTGCCAATATCGGGCGCTATATCAGCCAGCCTCGTCTCCGGCTTGCATGGGTTATCGCCTTTGGACGATCCTGCTTCTGGACGACGTTTTTCGTTTACGGGCCGATCTTGATGGTCGCCACCGGGCAGGGCAAGCTCGCTGGCGGCCTGCTGGTGTCGGGCGGCAATGCGCTTCTGTTTACCGCTTTGATCTGGGGGCGTGCCGGGAAGCGCTTCGGTGCTCGCAAGGTCATGGCGGGAAGTTTCTTCGCCATGACGGTTTCTTTGCTGGCAGCGGGTGCGACAGGCGAAGCCTGGCCTTTGGCTACGGCAGGCTTTCTGCTGGTCGGCGCCTTTTTCTGCATATCGCTGGACGCACTTGGCTCCACAGCTTTCATGCGTGCCGTGCATTCCTTCGAAAGACCACAGATGACTGCGGTTTACCGCACATATCTCGACCTTTCCGAACTGTTGCCGCCGCTGATTTATTCTCTGATGCTGGCATTCTTCGGCCTTGGCTCGGTCTTCGCGACTCTCGCCGTCTTCTCGGCCATCTGTGGCGCCATCACATGGCGCTATCTGCCAAAATCAATGTGA
- a CDS encoding FAD binding domain-containing protein → MYSVNYHRVTSLAEAVSALGMGDAKLLSGGMTLIPAMKTRLAAPSDLVDISRIGELAGIRVEGRTLTIGAATTHHDVATSDVVANACPALADLAAHIGDPHVRYMGTIGGSVANNDPAADYPAALLALNATVVTNKREHAAADFFTGLFETALEEDEIVTAVKFQLCDQAGYEKFRNPASRYAMTGVFVARDDAGVRVAVTGAGENGVFRSTEIEAALGGNFDPSAVANVSLSADGMMGDIHASPEYRANLVVVMAKRAVAKALR, encoded by the coding sequence ATGTATTCTGTGAACTATCATCGCGTCACCTCGCTCGCCGAAGCAGTCTCCGCTCTGGGGATGGGCGACGCAAAACTTCTATCAGGTGGCATGACACTGATACCGGCGATGAAGACGCGGCTTGCCGCGCCCAGCGACCTCGTCGACATCAGCCGCATAGGCGAACTGGCCGGAATCAGGGTCGAAGGGCGCACTCTCACCATCGGCGCGGCAACCACGCACCATGATGTGGCTACGAGCGACGTGGTAGCAAACGCATGTCCGGCACTGGCCGACCTTGCCGCCCATATTGGCGATCCACACGTGCGATACATGGGCACGATTGGTGGCTCGGTCGCCAACAATGACCCGGCGGCCGATTATCCAGCGGCGCTGCTGGCGCTCAACGCCACCGTGGTCACCAACAAGCGCGAACACGCAGCCGCGGATTTCTTCACCGGCCTCTTTGAGACCGCACTGGAAGAGGATGAGATCGTCACCGCTGTAAAATTCCAGCTCTGCGATCAGGCCGGCTACGAAAAATTCCGCAACCCCGCCTCACGCTACGCCATGACCGGAGTGTTCGTCGCCAGAGACGACGCCGGCGTGCGCGTGGCCGTGACAGGTGCCGGCGAGAACGGCGTTTTTCGTTCGACCGAAATTGAGGCAGCGCTTGGCGGAAACTTCGACCCGTCAGCCGTTGCCAACGTCTCGCTCTCCGCAGATGGCATGATGGGCGATATCCACGCCTCGCCGGAATACCGCGCCAACCTGGTCGTGGTGATGGCCAAGCGCGCGGTGGCTAAGGCGCTGCGTTAG
- a CDS encoding MerR family transcriptional regulator: MREYYSITELTREFAISTRTLRFYEDEGLIHPVRRGRTRLFRPSDRHLVKQIMRGKRLGFSISEIREIIQMYRSPPGEVGQLKLMIARIEEKREELRQKRRDLEETLAELDHAEESCVERLVELGVNT; the protein is encoded by the coding sequence ATGCGGGAATATTATTCGATTACTGAACTGACCCGGGAGTTCGCGATTTCGACCCGCACCTTGCGCTTCTACGAGGATGAGGGACTTATTCACCCGGTGCGGCGCGGCCGCACACGGCTGTTTCGACCCTCAGACCGCCATTTGGTCAAGCAGATCATGCGCGGCAAGCGGCTGGGGTTTTCGATCAGCGAGATTCGCGAAATTATCCAGATGTACCGATCACCACCGGGTGAGGTGGGTCAGCTCAAACTGATGATCGCGCGCATCGAAGAAAAGCGCGAGGAGTTGCGCCAGAAACGTCGCGACTTGGAAGAAACCCTCGCCGAGCTCGACCATGCCGAAGAATCCTGCGTCGAACGATTGGTAGAGCTTGGCGTCAACACCTGA